The DNA sequence TGAATAAAAACTCCTGTTAAATTCTCGCCATTTTCACCCGTAATTTTATCAAATTTTACGCTATAACCTGGAAGCTGCTGAATGAATTGTCCTGGAGTAAAGTTCAACGCAGGTTTCGTTGCAGCAATGTTATACAGCATATTCTTCGCCTTCCGTTGAAAATCGGGCACCACGTTATTGGAAAAAACAAAGAGAAAAGCCGAAAAGAATAGGGTAGTGAAGAATAATGGCAACATAATTCGAGTAAGCGAAATACCGGCAGCTTTCATGGCTGCCAATTCATAACGTTCACCAAAATCACCAAAGGTCATAATGGAGGAAAGTAATATTGTTAGCGGTAAAACCAGTTGTACTACAATCGCAGACAGATAAGAGAGTAATTTTAAAATCTCCCAATAACTCAAACCTTTCCCGGTAAATTGCGCCAATCTAATCCAAATGATGTTCACCACAAAAATGAAAAACAACACACTGAATATGAAAAGAAACGGGCCGAAAAAAGTTTTGATGACGTAACCGTCGAGTTTTTTTATCATGGTTCAAATTTACCAAAAAAGCCACAAAAGAAATTTTTCCTTTGTGACTTTTTTTATCGTGACTTACTGAATTCTAAAGTTCGGTAACAAAATAGTTTTTATATTGGTCTTTATCGAAGGTGAACATCGTGCTGCTCAACTTCTGATTTTCCTTATAATCGTTGATTGCAATTACAGACACTGCATTATCATTCGAGAATTGTTCGATTTTTACAATCTGTTTTTTTGCTGCGTTAACAAAAAGGTTGACTTCTTTAATGCCATTATTTTTAACTGGAGTTAATTTAATGTAATCAGAATTCACTCCGTTTACATTAACCTTCCCGACATATTTTACGTTATATCCTTTTTTGTATTGCTCAATATAATTAAGAGGAGAGAACATTTGTTCGTTTCCTGTTGGTTTTGCTACGGTAATTTCTTTGTCTTCTGCAGAAATATTATAAATCTTATTTCCGTCAAAGATTTGTTCAGTTCCCATGATCTTTAATTTGTAAAGATCTTTCGCGGAGTAGAAAATTCCAGGTTCTGTTTTGGTTACTTTTTTATCAGTTCCAGTTCCATAGACAAATTTGAAGTAAACGTTGTCTTTGCTTTTATAATTGATTGCAACGGCATCTAAAATCGTTTTTGCTTTCGCATCGATCTTCTGTGCAGAAAAACTTACAGTGGTCGCGACAACCAAAAGTCCAAAGGAGATTTTTTTCAATATCGTTTTCATTCTTTTTTTATTTTTTGGATGAATAATTTAATTTAAAGTTAAACTATTGTTTAAGATTTAAAATTACTTTCGCAATTCTTCCAAAAACTGTTCCAAAGAATTTAAGTCGCTGATTAACACTTCTCTCGCTTTTGCTCCATTAAAGCCTCCTACAACACCGCTCGCTTCTAACTGATCCATAATTCTTCCGGCTCTATTGTATCCCAATTTCAATTGTCTTTGTAGCATCGAGGTTGAACCTTGTTGCGTAGAAACTAATATTCTCGCCGCATCTTCGAAAAGAACATCTTTTTCGTTCGGATTAAAGGCACCAACCGTAGAAGTGTTTTCGTCGGTAGAGTACTCAGGAAGCATGTAAGCACTTGCATATCCTTTTTGTTCACCGATATATTCAGCTACTTTTTCAACTTCTGGAGTATCAACAAATGCACATTGCAAACGCATAATTTCATTTCCATTAAAGTAAAGCATATCTCCTTTTCCAATTAATTGATCTGCGCCGGGAGAATCTAAAATCGTACGGGAATCTACACTGGAAATTACACGGAAAGCAGCTCTGGCCGGGAAATTCGCTTTAATCATTCCCGTAATTACATTGACTGAAGGTCTTTGTGTTGCAACGATTAAGTGAATACCAACCGCTCTCGCCAACTGTGCTAATCTGGCAATCGGAAGTTCAACTTCTTTTCCGGCCGTCATAATTAAATCGGCGAACTCATCAACAACCAAAACGATGTAAGGTAAATAACGATGTCCGTTTTCTGGACTTAATTTACGTTCAGAGAATTTCTTATTGTATTCTTTAATGTTTTTACAGAACGCATTTTTTAATAAATCATAACGCTGATCCATTTCAATACAAAGGGAATTCAACGTGTTGATTACTTTGTGAGTATCTGTAATAATAGCATCTTCACCGTCTGGAAGTTTTGCTAAATAATGTCTTTCAATTTTTGAATAAAGCGAAAGTTCCACTTTTTTCGGATCCACCATCACAAATTTCAACTCGCTTGGATGTTTCTTATAAAGTAATGAAGTTAAAATGGCATTAATCCCAACCGATTTTCCTTGTCCTGTTGCACCTGCCATCAATAAGTGAGGCATTTTCGCTAAATCGGCCATGAAGATTTCATTGGAAATAGTTTTACCAAAAACCACTGGTAAATCCATATCTGAATTCTGGAATTTCTGTGAAGCAATTACACTTCTCATAGAAACCATTGAAGGATTTTTTCTTGGAACTTCAATTCCGATCGTTCCTTTTCCTGGCATTGGAGCGATGATTCTAATTCCTAACGCAGAAAGATTCAACGCAATATCATCTTGCAGTTTCTTAATCGAAGCTACACGAATTCCAGCTTCTGGAACGATTTCGTATAAAGTAACAGTTGGCCCGATGGTCGCTTTAATTTCAGAAATACCGACATTAAAGTTTTTTAATAAACCAACAATTTTATTTTTGTTCTCTTCTAATTCATCTTTATTAACGGAGATTTCCTCGTTACCATAATCACGTAATAATTCGATTGGCGGCATTTGGAATTTACCGAGTTCTAATTTATGGTCATAATAACCATGTTTGTCAACCAATTCCTGAGATTTGCGATCACTTTCGTCAATGATATCAATGGTTTTTGCAACTTCAACTTTAAAATTAATATCATCAGTTTTAGATGCAATTTCTTTTTCCTCCGCTGAAGTTGTAGGACTTAAAGTTAACGTTGTTTTTTGTTCGTCCTGGTCAAATGAAGTTTGATTCGGAGTTTTAATAGTTTCTATTTCATTATTAAGGATAACTTCGTTCGGTTTTTGTTGAACTGCATTTGCTTCATTCACCGTCACATTTTGCTCCTTCTCATGTGCTATTTCTTCCAGTTCTTCATCCGCTTCGAAATTCTCTTCTGAACGCGGCATCATTCCTTTGACACGACCAATCGTATTATCATTTAAATCACTCAATTTTGATTTAATACTACTTGGACGAAGATTAAATTCTAAAATAAAATACAAAGCGATACTCAGCAAAATGACCACCCATAATCCAGCAGTACCAATAATAGAGTTTAAGAAATCCATAATTTGGAAACCGTAAACACCGCTCAAAACGCCTTCACCTTTAGTCAGTGCTCCCATAAAAATAGGTAGCCAACAAATGAAGAATAAAGAATGTCCAATAGTTTTCCAAGGTTTGAAGTAACTTTTTTTGAGGATCATCATTCCCAAAACGAAAAAGAGAAAAGCAACTAGAAATGCGGCAATTCCAATACTGTCAAAAATAAAAATATTACCGAGCCAGTCACCAATTTTTCCAAAAATGTTGGATGACTGGATTGTTTTATCGAGCATGGTTCCGGCTTGACTTTGATCTGCTTTCCAATTCATTAAATACGAAATGAAGGAAAGGGTTGCAACTACCGAAAACACTAGAAATAAAATTCCGAAAAATATGCGCGGTTTAGAAAGGATTTTGCTTTGGTCAGCCGTTTTAGGCGTTGGTTTTTTTTTGTCTTTTTCCATAATATCAATCGGGGCAAATTTAATAATAATAATTAAGAAATTTTTCTGAATTATTAAATTAATTTTTGTTTTTAAAACGTGTAAAATAAGGAATTATTACGACTTTTTCGGTTCATATAAATCCTATTTTTCGAGAAATAAATAATCTGATTTCGGAATAATATTTGAAGCAATAAAAGACATAACCTTTTAATAAATGGATCATGAATAATGCAAATAACAATTCAAAAGAGAAAGATAAATTGTCATTAGATAATAAAAAAGAAGAGGTTCTCAATGTAGAAAATCATGCATCGGAAGAAAAATTAATTACCGACAGCCATCCTATAAAACATGCTGAAAATGCAGTTCCCCCAAAAGCGTGGGAAAATCAAGAAAAGGCCTATGAAGACGAATGGGAAGATAATAAAAATCGAATGCTTGACGACGGCGATTTATAAATAAAATAAAATCCACTATTAGGTGGATTTTGTAATTTAAAACTGATTTTCTATTTCATCTCTTTCAAATATTTTCATTGGTTTTTTGTCAGCACCGATTGCTACTAAAGTAAAATCACCAGAAACTGCTCTTTCTCTTATTTCATCATACATCTGTTCGACATAAACTTCGACATTCACTTTTAAACTGGAGTTTCCGACGTATTTTACGCGACCAATTAACTCTACTAAAGTATCGGCAGGAATCGGTTTTTTGAAATCAATTCGGTCACAACTTACCGTCACAAAGGATTTTCTGGCAAATCGGGTAGCGGTCATAAAAGCAACTTCATCCATCATTTCCATCACCGTACCACCAAACATGGTATTGTGATGATTGGTAATATTCGGAAAAACAACTTTGAAAACGTGGGTTT is a window from the Kaistella flava (ex Peng et al. 2021) genome containing:
- a CDS encoding LolA family protein gives rise to the protein MKTILKKISFGLLVVATTVSFSAQKIDAKAKTILDAVAINYKSKDNVYFKFVYGTGTDKKVTKTEPGIFYSAKDLYKLKIMGTEQIFDGNKIYNISAEDKEITVAKPTGNEQMFSPLNYIEQYKKGYNVKYVGKVNVNGVNSDYIKLTPVKNNGIKEVNLFVNAAKKQIVKIEQFSNDNAVSVIAINDYKENQKLSSTMFTFDKDQYKNYFVTEL
- a CDS encoding FtsK/SpoIIIE family DNA translocase: MEKDKKKPTPKTADQSKILSKPRIFFGILFLVFSVVATLSFISYLMNWKADQSQAGTMLDKTIQSSNIFGKIGDWLGNIFIFDSIGIAAFLVAFLFFVLGMMILKKSYFKPWKTIGHSLFFICWLPIFMGALTKGEGVLSGVYGFQIMDFLNSIIGTAGLWVVILLSIALYFILEFNLRPSSIKSKLSDLNDNTIGRVKGMMPRSEENFEADEELEEIAHEKEQNVTVNEANAVQQKPNEVILNNEIETIKTPNQTSFDQDEQKTTLTLSPTTSAEEKEIASKTDDINFKVEVAKTIDIIDESDRKSQELVDKHGYYDHKLELGKFQMPPIELLRDYGNEEISVNKDELEENKNKIVGLLKNFNVGISEIKATIGPTVTLYEIVPEAGIRVASIKKLQDDIALNLSALGIRIIAPMPGKGTIGIEVPRKNPSMVSMRSVIASQKFQNSDMDLPVVFGKTISNEIFMADLAKMPHLLMAGATGQGKSVGINAILTSLLYKKHPSELKFVMVDPKKVELSLYSKIERHYLAKLPDGEDAIITDTHKVINTLNSLCIEMDQRYDLLKNAFCKNIKEYNKKFSERKLSPENGHRYLPYIVLVVDEFADLIMTAGKEVELPIARLAQLARAVGIHLIVATQRPSVNVITGMIKANFPARAAFRVISSVDSRTILDSPGADQLIGKGDMLYFNGNEIMRLQCAFVDTPEVEKVAEYIGEQKGYASAYMLPEYSTDENTSTVGAFNPNEKDVLFEDAARILVSTQQGSTSMLQRQLKLGYNRAGRIMDQLEASGVVGGFNGAKAREVLISDLNSLEQFLEELRK
- a CDS encoding acyl-CoA thioesterase, whose protein sequence is MNYEEKIQNSETHVFKVVFPNITNHHNTMFGGTVMEMMDEVAFMTATRFARKSFVTVSCDRIDFKKPIPADTLVELIGRVKYVGNSSLKVNVEVYVEQMYDEIRERAVSGDFTLVAIGADKKPMKIFERDEIENQF